In Syngnathus typhle isolate RoL2023-S1 ecotype Sweden linkage group LG14, RoL_Styp_1.0, whole genome shotgun sequence, one genomic interval encodes:
- the swt1 gene encoding transcriptional protein SWT1, giving the protein MSGTSRRRKRKRSTKEDEGSKDQRKDDTSKRKDNENRSSSQCTKHTEGTARVEEESRQIKKAVYKLHTTEETDKRRVSQADVANKAEPPIANKDKVTSGSQIKQKSPSRSWHIRKRARDDRKEKKDSKYDSDEKSHYVSPPRLKKKQTSPSHVSAEQRKQCQDLLKSKCKELHKNQEESKTIKTEEQSQTLPDAKDSIRDKQTEIIQETSKKSPQLSMKEKGILDRRKSEEQFSHSSKPKVSFKIAKASIARPKIPTILHSGFKIPKKVEPEPVEANTKDNKNDVTATSRTATCVSEHSVSEAAANCLKHAHHTWGEKDKSSSLLHVPPTTSDVLAQQMQVAEELHLARSEKRLEVDVMQSYGELTCMDIDPPEESATSTLCAHPAQQNVILVLDTNILLSHLDYVKKMPQRGLGALGLPIVLIPWVVLQELDSLKKGKGLRNSVARLACPAISYIYNSLKRRERHLWGQSMQQAAESNHSLMAENNDDKVLQCCLQYQSLYPDCALILCTNDKNLCTKAVLSGVQALSKADLEAEVERSRHNPKHLQSNVLQRLPEMGAPMPPLMPGGGCTAAPSLTQERLSSCLPKEDSKSPRVEEVKNIERCVSELKGCLQEVLSNVLEMEMKASYGDLWQEIVYIKPPWDLLDILHCLKKHWIAVFGFIVPRPLLQTVIKLIDFFKRGRSRDRGSILVTIQEAKEFVKEFRKRVSLVPGALTAMNNIIQKLQPQPDSAVSDVVMNEDDEAKRPPSSHVPHQEVWAMFENIWCKVCEISMEVFKALAFDPHSRQSALSVGGPAPPQDAVVCLSQISSMVSQLLQAFIGVLCSSAGLREVQELLSTIRSNKMVDVNFPLADTDLLSCFSQTDYREKLSVGVNQLTELKEALDHCVQTTTQHVNLNM; this is encoded by the exons ATGTCTGGAACgtcaagaagaagaaagcgCAAGAGGTCTACCAAGGAAGACGAG GGATCCAAAGATCAACGGAAGGATGACACATCCAAGAGAAAGGACAATGAAAACCGAAGTTCTAG TCAATGTACAAAACACACAGAAGGTACTGCTCGTGTCGAAGAAGAAAGTCGCCAAATCAAAAAGGCTGTCTACAAACTCCATACTACGGAAGAAACAGACAAGAGACGGGTGTCTCAGGCAGATGTGGCCAACAAAGCGGAGCCTCCAATTGCAAACAAAGATAAGGTCACCAGTGGTAGTCAAATAAAGCAAAAGAGTCCATCAAGATCCTGGCACATCAGAAAGCGAGCTAGAGATGatcggaaagaaaaaaaagactccaAATATGATTCCGACGAAAAGTCTCACTACGTGAGCCCGCCTAGACTAAAAAAGAAGCAAACGAGTCCCAGTCACGTTTCAGCTGAGCAACGAAAACAGTGCCAGGATTTGCTGAAGAGTAAATGCAAAGAATTGCACAAGAACCAGGAAGAGAGCAAAACTATCAAGACCGAAGAACAAAGCCAGACCCTTCCTGACGCCAAGGACTCGATCAGGGACAAGCAAACAGAGATAATCCAAGAGACCTCTAAGAAAAGTCCGCAACTGTCCATGAAAGAAAAAGGAATCTTGGATAGAAGGAAATCCGAAGAACAGTTTTCTCATTCATCCAAGCCCAAAGTGTCCTTTAAAATCGCTAAGGCGTCAATCGCTCGGCCCAAAATACCAACGATTCTACATTCTGGTTTCAAGATTCCAAAGAAGGTTGAACCAGAGCCAGTGGAGGCAAACACAAAAGACAACAAGAATGATGTTACGGCTACAAGCAGGACAGCCACATGTGTGAGTGAACACAGTGTTTCTGAGGCAGCCGCAAACTGCTTGAAACATGCTCATCATACCTGGGGGGAAAAAGACAAGAGTTCATCTTTGTTACACGTCCCTCCCACTACAAGTGATGTCTTGGCACAGCAG ATGCAAGTGGCAGAAGAGCTTCACCTTGCCCGCTCTGAGAAGAGATTAGAGGTGGATGTAATGCAGAGCTATGGAGAGCTCACCTGTATGGATATAGACCCCCCAGAAGAGAGCGCGACAAGTACTCTCT gtgCACATCCTGCTCAGCAAAATGTCATCCTTGTTCTGGACACCAATATTCTCCTTAGTCATTTGGATTACGTGAAAAAGATGCCGCAACGGGGCCTCGGAG CTTTGGGTTTGCCAATTGTCCTAATCCCCTGGGTGGTGCTTCAGGAGCTGGATTCTCTCAAAAAGGGGAAGGGCCTCAGAAATTCGGTGGCTCGTCTGGCTTGTCCCGCCATTTCCTATATCTATAACTCTCTGAAAAGGCGAGAAAGACACCTTTGGGGGCAGTCAATGCAGCAGGCTGCTGAAAGTAACC ATAGTCTTATGGCTGAGAATAACGATGACAAAGTGCTGCAGTGCTGCCTTCAGTATCAGAGTTTGTACCCCGACTGTGCTCTCATTCTGTGCAC AAATGATAAAAATCTATGCACCAAGGCTGTCCTTAGCGGAGTGCAGGCCTTGAGCAAGGCCGACTTGGAGGCAGAGGTCGAGAGATCACGGCACAACCCGAAGCACCTACAAAGCAATGTGCTCCAGAGGCTTCCTGAAATGGGCGCGCCAATGCCCCCGCTAATGCCGGGAGGCGGTTGTACAGCAGCGCCGTCGCTTACTCAAGAGCGTCTGTCTTCATGTCTCCCAAAGGAAG ATAGCAAAAGCCCCAGAGTGGAAGAGGTCAAGAATATAGAAAGATGTGTCTCTGAGCTCAAGGGCTGCCTGCAGGAGGTGCTGTCCAATGTGCTCGAGATGGAGATGAAAGCTTCTTACGGTGATTTATGGCAAGAG ATCGTCTACATCAAGCCACCCTGGGATCTTCTTGACATTTTACATTGTTTGAAAAAGCACTGGATAGCTGTATTTGGCTTCATTGTCCCACGACCTTTGCTGCAAACGGTTATAAAGCTCATCGACTTCTTTAAACGAG GTCGATCTAGGGACCGTGGTTCTATTTTGGTGACTATTCAAGAAGCAAAGGAGTTTGTCAAGGAATTTCGGAAAAGGGTCAGCCTGGTTCCCGGGGCACTAACTGCAATGAACAACATCATCCAGAAGCTACAACCTCAG CCTGACTCAGCCGTCAGTGATGTTGTAATGAACGAGGATGACGAAGCCAAACGACCACCGTCCTCTCATGTCCCTCACCAAGAGGTCTGGGCCATGTTTGAGAACATTTGGTGTAAAGTCTGTGAAATAAG CATGGAAGTGTTCAAAGCTCTGGCCTTTGACCCTCATAGCCGACAGAGTGCCTTGTCAGTTGGAGGTCCTGCTCCACCACAGGATGCCGTCGTCTGCCTGAGCCAAATATCCTCCATGGTCTCGCAGCTGCTCCAAGCCTTTATCGG tgtTCTGTGCTCTTCTGCCGGTTTGCGAGAAGTGCAGGAGCTTCTCAGCACCATCAGATCCAATAAG ATGGTCGATGTTAATTTCCCACTGGCGGACACGGACCTACTCTCTTGTTTCTCACAAACAGACTATAG AGAGAAACTGAGCGTTGGTGTGAACCAACTGACAGAGCTAAAGGAAGCCTTGGACCACTGTGTTCAGACCACAACTCAGCACGTCAACCTAAACATGTAG
- the ivns1abpa gene encoding influenza virus NS1A-binding protein homolog A translates to MIPNGYLIFEDESFLDSTVAKMNALRKSGQFCDVRLQVCGHELMAHRAVLACCSPYLFEIFNSDIEPHGVSHVTFEDLDPEAVEILLNYAYTAQLKADKELVKDVYSAAKRFKMERVKQICGDYLLSKMDSQNAISFRNFASSMGDARVLAKVDAYIQDHLLEVSEQDDFLKLPRLKLEVMLEDHLTLPSNGKLYAKVLNWVQRSLWENGEQLEQLMEEVQMLYYSSDHKLVDGGLVIEGHTEVFGGEEDHLQFVQKKPVRESTQRPMSASSSGSLSPSNQAANAPKQTTVREWKYIASEKTTNNIYLCLAVLDGVLCVIFLHGRSSPQTSPTATPCLLKSLSFEAQPEELEEHQLPPMSYARSGLGTAAINSRLIAAGGYNREECLRTVECYDPKEDRWTFIAPMRTPRARFQMAALMGRLYVIGGSNGHSDELSCGEMYDPVADEWVQVPELRTNRCNAGVCSLNNKLYVVGGSDPCGQKGLKNCDAFDPVAKTWASCAPLNMRRHQAAVCELDGFMYVIGGAESWNCLNTVERYNPLSNTWGLIAPMNVARRGAGVAVCDGKLFVVGGFDGSHALRCVEVYDPARNEWRMLGSMTTSRSNPGVVMLGDGIYAVGGFDGNNFLNTMEVYNPEADEWSDCIKALFPFPE, encoded by the exons ATGATTCCAAACGGTTACCTGATCTTTGAGGACGAGAGTTTCCTGGATTCCACTGTGGCCAAAATGAACGCCCTGAGAAAGAGTGGGCAGTTCTGCGACGTTAGACTGCAG gtATGTGGCCATGAGTTGATGGCCCATCGTGCTGTTCTGGCTTGCTGCAGTCCATACCTGTTTGAAATCTTCAACAGTGACATTGAACCTCATGGAGTGTCTCATGTCACTTTTGAGGACTTGGACCCAGAGGCGGTGGAGATCCTGCTTAACTATGCCTACACTGCCCA GCTCAAGGCAGATAAGGAGCTAGTCAAGGACGTCTACTCTGCTGCCAAAAGGTTCAAGATGGAGCGAGTCAAGCAG atttGCGGCGACTACCTGCTGTCTAAAATGGATTCCCAGAACGCCATTTCTTTTCGGAACTTTGCCAGCTCAATGGGAGATGCCCGAGTTTTGGCCAAAGTGGATGCCTACATCCAAGACCATCTACTGGAAGTGTCTGAACAGGATGACTTTCTCAAACTCCCCCGCCTCAAG TTAGAAGTAATGCTAGAAGACCACCTGACTCTGCCCAGCAATGGCAAGCTTTACGCCAAGGTGCTCAACTGGGTGCAGCGTAGCCTTTGGGAGAATGGAGAGCAACTGGAACAACTCATGGAGGAG GTGCAAATGCTGTACTACTCATCTGACCACAAGCTGGTGGATGGAGGGCTGGTGATTGAGGGGCATACTGAGGTGTTTGGTGGCGAGGAGGACCACCTTCAGTTTGTGCAG AAGAAGCCGGTCAGAGAGAGCACCCAGAGACCGATGAGCGCCAGTTCCTCGGGAAGCCTTTCGCCCTCCAACCAAGCAGCAAATGCCCCCAAACAAACCACCGTGAGAGAGTGGAAGTATATCGCCTCTGAGAAGACAACAA ACAACATCTACTTGTGTCTGGCTGTGCTGGACGGGGTGTTGTGTGTGATCTTCTTGCACGGCCGCAGCAGCCCCCAGACGTCTCCCACTGCCACCCCCTGCCTGTTGAAGAGCCTCAGCTTTGAGGCCCAGCccgaggagctggaggagcacCAACTACCCCCCATGAGTTACGCCCGCTCTGGACTGGGCACGGCCGCCATCAACTCGAGGCTTATTGCAGCAG GGGGCTACAACAGAGAGGAATGTCTGAGGACTGTCGAGTGTTACGACCCCAAAGAGGACCGCTGGACCTTCATTGCGCCCATGCGCACTCCAAGGGCTCGTTTCCAAATGGCTGCGCTAATG GGACGGCTCTACGTTATCGGAGGTTCAAATGGACATTCTGACGAGTTGAGCTGCGGGGAGATGTACGATCCAGTCGCTGACGAGTGGGTTCAGGTGCCTGAGCTCAGGACCAACCGCTGCAATGCAGGTGTCTGCTCCTTGAACAACAAACTCTACGTTGTGGGAGGCTCGGACCCCTGCGGGCAGAAAGGACTGAAGAACTGTGATGCCTTTGACCCAGTCGCCAAAACCTGGGCTAGTTGCGCTCCCCTCAACATGA GACGGCACCAGGCCGCAGTGTGCGAGCTGGATGGTTTTATGTACGTGATCGGAGGGGCCGAGTCCTGGAACTGTCTGAACACGGTGGAACGCTACAACCCTCTGAGCAACACCTGGGGCCTGATAGCGCCCATGAACGTGGCCCGCAGGGGGGCTGGCGTGGCAGTCTGTGACG GCAAACTGTTTGTCGTGGGCGGCTTCGACGGCTCCCACGCGCTCCGCTGCGTGGAGGTCTACGACCCAGCACGGAACGAGTGGAGGATGCTAGGCAGCATGACGACGTCCCGCAGCAATCCGGGCGTGGTCATGCTGGGCGACGGCATCTACGCCGTGGGCGGCTTTGACGGCAACAACTTCCTCAACACAATGGAGGTGTACAACCCGGAGGCGGACGAGTGGAGCGACTGCATCAAGGCCCTCTTTCCATTCCCCGAGTGA